One Deltaproteobacteria bacterium genomic window, GAAAATCGGCTTGTACTATGCGCTGGCAACAGTGCTGGGAACCTATTTTTTCCTCGTTGAATGGAAACCAAACAAGAGGCCAGGGCTCGTTGACCCCACGGCCCCGGTTGTGATCCAGCAAAGCTATTTTCTGCCAGGTGCTCGTGAGGACATTCAAGAGGTCACCCTCAAACGGGACAATGTCTCTATCGTCTGTCGTCGTGACGGTGAACGCTGGACGGTCGTTGAGCCGACAGGGTTGAATGTCTCCTCTGACTTGGTCACTTCTTTTGTTGAGAACTTAACCCCGACCAAAGAGGTGACGATCATCGATAAAGAACCGAAGGATGTCAAAGCCTATGGTCTTGACCGCCCAACGACAACAGTAGTAGTCAAGGACAAAGCAGGCAAAGAAATCGCCACGGTTTCCCTCGGTGGTTTGAACCCGACATCGTCAGCCGTATACGCAAGGAAAGATCCGTCTCCACAAATCTACCTCCTCGGCCAGAGTGTCAGTTA contains:
- a CDS encoding DUF4340 domain-containing protein gives rise to the protein MSWTKIGLYYALATVLGTYFFLVEWKPNKRPGLVDPTAPVVIQQSYFLPGAREDIQEVTLKRDNVSIVCRRDGERWTVVEPTGLNVSSDLVTSFVENLTPTKEVTIIDKEPKDVKAYGLDRPTTTVVVKDKAGKEIATVSLGGLNPTSSAVYARKDPSPQIYLLGQSVSYYAQLVFEKVGNEKKS